A genomic segment from uncultured Alistipes sp. encodes:
- a CDS encoding tape measure protein: MQTDNGRLNFSAGIDTSQLRRDASESRSILHSIGQSAKQEGEEIDRAFKNIGKTIAGAFAVQQLMSFASSVVKVRGEIQALEVSFATLLGSEEKATRLFREIREFEVKTPMTLEPLAKGAQTLLGFGVAAEKVMPVLRQIGDISMGNAERFQSLILAFAQVSANGRLMGQDLLQMVNAGFNPLSIISERTGKSIAVLSDEMSKGEISAQMIEEAFAAAAAEGGKFYGMLEAQSQTINGALSNLEGAWNSMLNEMGEQTEGVFADAVSLATYCIEHYETFLNILLSIASAYGTYKAALIGVWVIEQARNLATNIQLVMMFRKELGLLTAAQQAFNITTLKNPYILLAAAIVGAVTALVAFTKQTDKTQERIDAANEKLEQQAQEFEKLKEKKDAATEAERSAAQSVSDEINRIEILNNTIHDNTASLDDRRRAITQMQGLVPEYHATLDDEGRLHRDNTTAIDEHIKALNRLAMARALQDKRQEYSAQKLNAEIDRRTAKRDEATAQQNLNAANQRVTSEQAAYNSRMQEWDAATTESDNFFVRAAFASREGQMSRQGTAQMERAALEAAERNREAAEAELAVAQGQVALADERIRQADEQIGMLDDMLKDYQDVDLSSTTPTTTTTTTGGGKKKDPRDSTLSSQEYDASVKMQVRQAELDQWQERINGYEEGMQKYTEQVELNYEKMKLANEQREADMVDALREQMQTEWENANPNATDQERDAHRLELQTSVTKADLSQGQLDVLKEYTRLAEEYRETENRKTLDKMLADVMTYEQQRAQIEEEYARRRADMYVGGKVENGLREGVTQGNVDELNLQEQNALTAIDEQFAQREAEYEAWCDWIATLSLEKLQEVLEQAEKELADLEKSGTGDSQQIAVARAKVANAKSKVDEQAAKQNQSPDKRSIEEWNDLRESLEDCVDAFEEVGDAVGGVAGDIISTAGSIATSTLSMINGIVQLVNMSATGMQGTATAAATAIATVEKASVILAVISAAMQIAMQIINLFNNDDKKQEEIEALQERIDQLQWELDNADAVRLQQNSFNAMEKLREVTSQVRMEFYKLRLEVGDSWGAFSTIFKSLSSDEAMLTKASNELAKAYGNIAYTADKALGGADYDSAKDQLKNIAEQQLLIQEQINAEQSKKDTDQGKIDEWEQKIQELGEQAVTIINEMVEDIIGGSAADIADELGSAFIEAFQNGEDAAEAWGEKVNEIVADIMKRMLVKQLEERIGGIFDKYKEKWFKDGEFHGLDAVINSMGGFAADLNAVSDKFAVIWDNLPDSVKNMFTTTADAREASEQGIASASQESVDELNGRATAIQSHTYSINENTKLLVANSSAILECVIGIEQNTQRIADRMDVVEISVRDIRNDLADITIKGVKIN, from the coding sequence ATGCAGACAGACAACGGAAGATTGAATTTCAGCGCGGGAATTGACACTTCCCAGCTACGGAGAGATGCGAGCGAGAGCCGCAGCATACTCCACTCCATAGGCCAGTCCGCCAAGCAGGAGGGCGAGGAAATAGACCGTGCGTTCAAGAACATCGGCAAGACCATTGCAGGTGCTTTTGCCGTGCAGCAGCTCATGTCGTTTGCCAGTTCGGTCGTCAAGGTGCGCGGCGAGATACAGGCTCTCGAAGTGTCGTTCGCTACGCTCCTCGGCAGTGAAGAGAAAGCAACTCGCCTGTTCAGAGAGATACGTGAGTTCGAGGTAAAAACACCTATGACGCTTGAACCGCTTGCCAAGGGTGCGCAGACGCTCCTCGGCTTCGGTGTGGCTGCGGAAAAGGTGATGCCCGTTCTGAGACAGATAGGCGATATTTCAATGGGTAACGCAGAGCGTTTCCAGTCGCTGATACTTGCATTCGCACAGGTATCGGCAAATGGTAGGCTCATGGGACAAGACCTCCTGCAGATGGTCAACGCAGGGTTCAACCCACTTTCGATTATCAGCGAAAGGACAGGCAAGAGTATTGCCGTTCTGAGTGATGAGATGAGCAAGGGGGAAATATCGGCTCAAATGATAGAGGAGGCGTTCGCCGCAGCCGCAGCCGAGGGCGGCAAGTTCTACGGTATGCTTGAGGCGCAGAGCCAGACAATCAACGGTGCGCTATCAAATTTGGAGGGTGCGTGGAATAGTATGCTGAACGAAATGGGAGAACAGACGGAGGGCGTCTTCGCTGATGCTGTAAGCCTTGCCACCTACTGTATCGAACACTACGAGACGTTCCTGAACATTCTTTTGAGCATAGCATCTGCATACGGGACGTACAAAGCAGCCCTAATTGGCGTGTGGGTCATAGAGCAGGCTCGTAACCTCGCAACCAACATACAGCTCGTGATGATGTTCCGCAAGGAATTGGGACTTCTCACCGCAGCGCAGCAGGCGTTTAACATCACCACGCTGAAGAACCCGTATATACTGCTTGCCGCTGCCATTGTAGGTGCAGTTACCGCACTCGTGGCGTTCACCAAGCAGACCGACAAGACGCAGGAGCGCATCGACGCTGCCAACGAGAAGCTGGAACAGCAGGCGCAGGAGTTCGAGAAGCTCAAAGAGAAGAAAGACGCGGCGACGGAGGCGGAACGTTCCGCAGCGCAGAGCGTGTCCGACGAAATCAACCGCATAGAGATACTCAATAACACCATTCACGATAACACCGCAAGCCTCGACGACCGCCGCCGCGCTATCACGCAGATGCAGGGACTTGTGCCTGAATACCATGCTACGCTCGACGACGAGGGACGGCTGCACCGAGACAACACAACCGCCATAGACGAGCATATCAAGGCACTCAACCGCCTTGCGATGGCTCGTGCGTTACAGGATAAGCGGCAGGAGTACTCCGCACAGAAGCTCAACGCCGAGATAGACCGCCGCACGGCCAAGCGCGACGAGGCGACGGCGCAGCAGAACCTGAACGCCGCAAACCAGCGCGTGACCAGCGAACAAGCCGCCTACAACAGCCGTATGCAGGAGTGGGACGCAGCCACCACGGAGAGCGACAATTTCTTTGTCCGTGCCGCATTCGCCTCGCGGGAGGGACAGATGAGCCGCCAAGGTACGGCGCAGATGGAACGTGCGGCACTCGAAGCGGCGGAGCGCAACCGAGAAGCAGCCGAGGCGGAACTGGCGGTCGCACAGGGGCAGGTAGCCCTCGCCGATGAGCGCATACGGCAAGCGGACGAGCAGATAGGTATGCTGGACGATATGCTCAAGGACTATCAGGACGTGGACTTGTCCTCTACCACCCCGACAACCACCACTACCACTACTGGAGGCGGAAAGAAGAAAGACCCACGGGACAGCACCCTGTCGTCGCAGGAGTACGACGCGAGCGTGAAGATGCAGGTGCGCCAAGCCGAACTCGACCAGTGGCAGGAGCGCATCAACGGCTACGAGGAGGGTATGCAGAAATACACCGAGCAGGTCGAGCTGAACTACGAGAAGATGAAGCTCGCCAACGAGCAGCGCGAGGCTGATATGGTGGACGCGCTCCGTGAGCAGATGCAGACCGAGTGGGAGAACGCCAACCCGAACGCCACCGACCAAGAGCGCGACGCGCACAGGCTGGAGTTGCAGACCTCGGTGACGAAAGCAGACCTCTCGCAGGGTCAGCTCGACGTGCTGAAAGAATACACCCGACTGGCGGAGGAATACCGCGAGACGGAGAACAGGAAGACCCTCGACAAGATGCTTGCCGACGTGATGACCTACGAGCAGCAGCGAGCGCAGATTGAGGAGGAGTACGCCCGTCGCCGCGCAGACATGTACGTAGGAGGCAAGGTGGAGAACGGGCTGCGTGAGGGCGTGACGCAGGGCAACGTCGATGAACTGAACCTGCAGGAGCAGAACGCCCTGACCGCCATAGACGAGCAGTTCGCACAGCGCGAAGCCGAATACGAGGCTTGGTGCGACTGGATTGCGACCCTATCGCTGGAGAAGCTGCAGGAGGTGCTGGAACAGGCGGAAAAGGAACTCGCGGACTTGGAGAAAAGCGGCACTGGGGATAGTCAGCAGATAGCCGTCGCCCGTGCCAAGGTTGCCAATGCCAAGAGCAAGGTCGATGAGCAGGCTGCGAAGCAGAACCAAAGCCCCGACAAGCGAAGCATTGAGGAGTGGAACGACCTGCGCGAGTCGCTGGAGGACTGCGTGGACGCTTTCGAGGAAGTTGGAGACGCGGTCGGCGGCGTAGCTGGTGACATCATCAGCACCGCAGGAAGCATAGCCACCTCGACCCTCTCGATGATAAACGGAATTGTTCAGCTGGTCAATATGTCAGCTACTGGTATGCAGGGAACTGCTACTGCAGCTGCCACCGCAATAGCCACCGTGGAGAAAGCCTCCGTGATACTTGCGGTCATATCAGCCGCCATGCAGATAGCGATGCAGATAATCAACCTGTTCAACAACGACGACAAGAAGCAGGAGGAGATTGAGGCTCTGCAGGAGCGTATAGACCAGCTACAGTGGGAACTCGACAACGCAGACGCCGTGCGCCTCCAGCAGAACTCATTCAACGCTATGGAGAAGCTGCGCGAGGTCACTTCGCAGGTGCGGATGGAGTTCTACAAGTTGCGGCTTGAGGTAGGCGACAGCTGGGGCGCGTTCTCGACTATCTTCAAGAGTCTGTCCAGCGACGAGGCTATGCTTACCAAGGCGTCCAACGAGCTTGCCAAGGCGTATGGCAATATCGCCTACACAGCTGACAAGGCTCTCGGAGGGGCTGACTACGACAGCGCGAAAGACCAGCTGAAGAATATCGCGGAGCAGCAGCTGCTCATTCAGGAGCAAATCAACGCGGAGCAGAGCAAGAAAGACACCGACCAAGGCAAGATTGACGAGTGGGAGCAGAAGATACAGGAACTCGGGGAGCAAGCCGTCACTATCATCAACGAAATGGTAGAGGACATTATCGGAGGCTCCGCAGCAGACATCGCTGATGAACTTGGCAGCGCGTTCATAGAGGCGTTCCAAAACGGCGAGGACGCAGCCGAGGCGTGGGGAGAAAAGGTCAACGAGATTGTCGCTGACATAATGAAACGTATGCTGGTGAAGCAGCTCGAGGAACGTATAGGCGGCATCTTCGACAAGTACAAGGAGAAGTGGTTCAAGGACGGGGAGTTCCATGGGCTGGACGCGGTAATCAACTCAATGGGAGGTTTTGCCGCTGACCTGAACGCCGTCAGTGACAAGTTCGCCGTGATATGGGACAACCTGCCCGACAGCGTGAAGAATATGTTCACTACGACCGCCGACGCACGTGAGGCTTCGGAACAGGGCATAGCCTCCGCCTCGCAGGAGAGCGTGGACGAGCTGAACGGACGGGCGACCGCCATACAGAGCCACACGTACTCTATCAACGAGAACACGAAGCTGCTTGTAGCTAACTCCTCAGCCATACTCGAATGCGTGATAGGCATAGAGCAGAATACCCAGCGTATCGCAGACCGTATGGACGTCGTGGAGATAAGCGTGCGCGACATACGCAACGACCTTGCAGACATCACGATAAAAGGTGTGAAAATCAATTAA
- a CDS encoding terminase large subunit domain-containing protein encodes MDYDMAMRELELERELHRRSAAERFPVFLDYTMPSYSRQWFHTLIAEKCQQLIEGTLGTDRLMLFVPPQHGKSEIVSRKFPAWVLGRNPLMKIVGSSYSADLAQQFSRSIQRTIDSPEYASVFPNTYLNNSNVKNDARRGWLRNVDLFETVGFGGFYKAVGVGGSLTGTPVDLGIIDDPVKDAIEAGSQTYRDRNWDWYTDVFLTRLHNKSKQILIMTRWHEDDLAGRLLDREADKWTVIRIPAIREDLTLPEDPREVGEALWEERHSLERLTATEQRSPRTFAALYQQRPTVAGGNIVKRDWFKHVSPHDFKRIHSSEPVVFFLDTAYTDKTSNDPTGIIATCKIGGDLYVTHAHKVNMKFPDLLRFIPPYVTEHGYSASSSIRIEPKANGLSVIDQLKENTPFNVVCTKSPKDSKETRLFAASPTVESGRVILVDGAWNEAFEDEICGFPSKPHDEFVDLLCYAVDYHISNPFKPIDRKRLSRQVY; translated from the coding sequence ATGGACTACGATATGGCAATGCGAGAATTGGAACTGGAAAGGGAGTTGCACAGGAGGAGCGCGGCGGAGCGTTTTCCCGTGTTTCTCGACTACACTATGCCCTCGTATAGCCGACAGTGGTTCCATACGCTCATCGCGGAAAAGTGCCAGCAGCTCATCGAGGGGACGCTGGGTACTGACCGCCTAATGCTGTTCGTTCCTCCCCAGCACGGCAAGAGCGAGATAGTCAGCCGCAAGTTCCCTGCTTGGGTACTGGGGCGCAACCCCCTGATGAAGATTGTCGGAAGCTCGTATTCCGCAGACCTCGCCCAGCAGTTCTCCCGTTCCATTCAGCGCACCATAGACAGCCCCGAGTACGCCTCCGTATTCCCGAACACGTACCTGAACAACAGCAACGTGAAGAACGACGCGCGCAGGGGCTGGCTGCGCAACGTGGACTTGTTCGAGACAGTGGGCTTCGGGGGCTTCTACAAGGCTGTCGGCGTGGGCGGCTCGCTCACGGGTACGCCCGTGGACTTGGGTATCATCGACGACCCTGTCAAAGACGCTATCGAGGCTGGCTCGCAGACCTACCGCGACCGCAACTGGGACTGGTACACCGACGTGTTCCTCACCCGTCTGCACAACAAGAGCAAGCAGATACTGATTATGACCCGTTGGCACGAGGACGACCTGGCAGGGCGGCTCCTCGACCGCGAGGCGGACAAGTGGACGGTGATCCGAATACCTGCCATACGGGAAGACCTTACCCTGCCCGAAGACCCCCGTGAGGTCGGAGAGGCACTATGGGAGGAGCGGCACTCCCTCGAACGGCTCACCGCCACCGAGCAGCGCAGCCCGAGGACGTTCGCAGCCCTGTACCAGCAGCGTCCTACCGTCGCAGGCGGTAACATCGTCAAGCGCGACTGGTTCAAGCACGTCTCGCCGCACGACTTCAAGCGCATACACAGCAGCGAGCCTGTGGTGTTCTTCCTCGATACCGCCTACACTGACAAGACCAGTAACGACCCGACGGGCATTATTGCCACCTGCAAGATAGGAGGCGACCTCTACGTGACCCACGCCCACAAGGTCAATATGAAGTTCCCCGACCTGCTGCGCTTCATACCGCCGTATGTCACGGAGCACGGCTACTCAGCCAGCAGCTCAATACGCATTGAGCCAAAGGCGAACGGGCTTTCCGTGATAGACCAGCTGAAAGAGAACACCCCGTTCAACGTAGTGTGTACGAAGTCCCCGAAAGACAGCAAGGAAACACGTTTATTTGCCGCCTCGCCAACGGTTGAGAGCGGTCGTGTAATACTTGTTGACGGGGCGTGGAACGAGGCGTTCGAGGATGAAATTTGCGGCTTCCCGTCGAAGCCTCACGACGAGTTCGTTGACCTCCTCTGCTATGCGGTGGACTACCATATCAGCAACCCGTTCAAGCCGATAGACCGCAAGCGTCTGTCGCGACAAGTGTATTGA
- a CDS encoding radical SAM protein: protein MAYYQSPRWTAEIADCSMPMTFDTYSNCSFGCIYCFSQYQRGIGGAKEHYLAKEVNPVNVKKIKQMFLHPDEHAGQFAEYIKQRRVMQWGGLSDQFDGFERKYGVTLELLRFFKEIDYPLCFSTKATWWTQDERYMELVRGQKNWNFKFSIITLDEEKARRIERGVPSPLARLEAIERIAEADAGGATLRLRPFIIGVSTPTYLDLIREAGNRGATALSTEFFCVERRSQTLKEWMPVFNELCGFDLMQFYIKYSVSQGYLRLNRKVKAPFIRNMQALCEELGMRFYVSDAHFKELCCNGSCCGLPADWNYSKGQFCEALQIAKAKGSVRWDDIKADIESLHQYDWGRAVGFNANSSEKRAQFYGMSMAEYMRWLWNNPQAGQSPYKMFEGVMQPSGKDENGNIIYTYNKERTL, encoded by the coding sequence ATGGCATATTATCAATCACCAAGATGGACTGCGGAGATAGCCGACTGCTCTATGCCGATGACGTTCGACACCTACAGCAACTGCTCATTCGGCTGCATCTACTGCTTCTCCCAGTACCAGCGCGGTATCGGGGGCGCGAAAGAACACTACCTCGCCAAGGAGGTCAACCCCGTGAACGTGAAGAAAATCAAGCAGATGTTCCTGCACCCCGACGAGCACGCAGGGCAGTTCGCTGAGTACATCAAGCAACGCCGCGTGATGCAGTGGGGCGGACTGTCAGACCAGTTCGACGGCTTCGAGCGCAAGTACGGAGTGACCCTCGAGCTGCTGCGCTTCTTCAAGGAGATAGACTACCCTCTGTGCTTCTCTACCAAGGCTACGTGGTGGACGCAGGACGAACGCTACATGGAGCTGGTACGGGGGCAGAAGAACTGGAACTTCAAGTTCAGTATCATCACCCTCGACGAGGAGAAAGCTCGACGCATAGAACGGGGCGTACCCTCACCGCTGGCTCGGCTGGAGGCTATCGAGCGCATTGCCGAGGCTGACGCTGGAGGGGCTACCCTGCGACTGCGCCCGTTCATCATTGGCGTATCTACCCCCACCTACCTCGACCTGATACGGGAGGCTGGCAACAGGGGCGCGACGGCTCTCTCAACGGAGTTCTTCTGCGTAGAGCGGCGGTCGCAGACCCTCAAGGAGTGGATGCCAGTGTTCAACGAGCTGTGCGGCTTCGACCTCATGCAGTTCTACATCAAGTACAGCGTCTCTCAGGGCTACCTGCGTCTCAACCGCAAGGTGAAAGCACCTTTCATACGCAATATGCAAGCCCTCTGCGAGGAACTCGGTATGCGCTTCTACGTGTCCGACGCGCACTTCAAGGAGCTGTGCTGCAACGGCTCGTGCTGCGGCTTGCCTGCTGACTGGAACTATTCCAAAGGGCAGTTCTGCGAGGCTCTGCAGATAGCCAAGGCGAAAGGCTCGGTGCGCTGGGACGACATCAAGGCGGACATTGAGAGCCTGCACCAGTACGACTGGGGACGGGCAGTCGGCTTCAACGCCAACAGCTCCGAGAAACGCGCCCAGTTCTACGGTATGAGTATGGCTGAGTATATGCGCTGGCTGTGGAACAATCCGCAGGCAGGGCAAAGCCCGTACAAGATGTTCGAGGGCGTGATGCAGCCGTCGGGCAAGGACGAGAACGGGAATATCATCTACACCTACAACAAGGAGAGAACATTATGA
- a CDS encoding major capsid protein has protein sequence MNASLFLEYIDKYFRPVITKITEKFNGKSTEQTLLHKTMLTEEYSADLNWGATEINHSIVAADVVSMDSSLPLKSRSTISKATGLIPKIGVKFRKGEKDISDINTMIAKGADEATIASKVFDDSVKAIKAVEVRKEIMFLTALSTGSVLVADGSEDAGNQGTGIRANFGYKDENIFVATAQPWGTTGYVPQDDVQQLFDKASADGNSILHVYLSKKYFDLFRHSEQGKLLAATYLNHVITDKTLLPVPGRRTFLDALSDEYGATFHVVDSVFKVEKQDGSKESVSPWAEANIVGTPDTVVGRLVYGTLAEETNPVAAVNYQKSGSHILVSKYSKTDPLEEFTAAQALCIPVIDGADGIYVLEADKTEKD, from the coding sequence ATGAATGCAAGTTTATTCTTGGAGTACATCGACAAGTACTTCCGTCCAGTAATCACCAAGATTACTGAGAAATTCAACGGCAAGTCGACCGAGCAGACCCTGCTCCACAAAACCATGCTGACGGAGGAATACTCCGCCGACCTGAACTGGGGAGCTACGGAAATAAACCACTCTATTGTCGCCGCTGACGTGGTGTCAATGGACTCCTCGCTGCCTCTCAAGAGCCGCAGCACTATCAGCAAGGCGACTGGCTTGATACCTAAAATCGGAGTGAAGTTCCGCAAGGGCGAGAAAGACATTTCCGACATCAACACTATGATTGCCAAGGGCGCGGACGAGGCTACCATTGCCAGCAAGGTGTTCGACGACTCTGTAAAGGCTATCAAGGCTGTAGAGGTACGCAAGGAAATCATGTTCCTCACTGCCCTCTCTACTGGCTCCGTCCTCGTGGCGGACGGCTCGGAGGACGCAGGCAATCAGGGAACGGGTATCCGCGCGAACTTTGGCTACAAGGACGAGAACATCTTCGTCGCAACCGCGCAGCCGTGGGGAACTACTGGCTACGTTCCGCAGGACGACGTGCAGCAGTTGTTCGACAAGGCTTCCGCCGACGGCAACAGCATTCTCCACGTGTACCTATCGAAGAAGTATTTCGACCTGTTCCGACACAGCGAACAAGGCAAGCTCCTCGCAGCCACCTATCTCAACCACGTCATCACTGACAAGACCCTGCTCCCCGTGCCAGGTCGCCGCACGTTCCTCGACGCCCTCAGCGACGAGTACGGTGCTACTTTCCATGTTGTGGACAGCGTATTCAAGGTTGAGAAGCAGGACGGCTCTAAGGAGAGCGTATCGCCTTGGGCAGAGGCAAACATCGTCGGCACTCCTGACACCGTAGTCGGTCGCCTCGTGTACGGCACACTGGCAGAGGAGACCAACCCTGTCGCCGCTGTGAACTATCAGAAATCGGGTAGCCATATCTTGGTGTCCAAGTACTCCAAGACAGACCCCCTTGAGGAGTTCACCGCAGCTCAGGCACTCTGCATCCCCGTTATCGACGGCGCGGACGGTATCTACGTACTTGAAGCAGACAAGACAGAGAAAGATTAA
- a CDS encoding GNAT family N-acetyltransferase → MTTSDYNDTAVKDICYNCGSPVAKQSYNYFRRLDYVTGGKVWSKVWSKGDTPVAFYYANRCRDHVRLIEIAVRTEYQGTGMGRRVLFDLLARMKQNGLYKLTFRTPMNEDAHGFWLHLGARIVDVKGSDYEMEITIK, encoded by the coding sequence ACAACAAGTGACTACAACGACACCGCCGTGAAGGACATCTGCTACAACTGCGGCTCGCCCGTGGCGAAGCAGTCGTACAACTATTTCCGCAGGCTGGACTACGTTACTGGAGGCAAGGTGTGGAGCAAGGTGTGGAGCAAGGGTGATACGCCCGTCGCGTTCTACTACGCCAACCGCTGCCGCGACCACGTCCGCCTCATTGAGATAGCCGTCCGCACGGAATACCAAGGCACGGGAATGGGGCGCAGGGTGCTTTTCGACCTGCTCGCCCGTATGAAGCAGAACGGGCTGTACAAGCTCACGTTCCGCACCCCTATGAACGAGGACGCTCACGGTTTTTGGCTGCACCTCGGGGCAAGGATAGTGGACGTGAAAGGAAGCGACTACGAAATGGAGATAACAATCAAATAA
- a CDS encoding phage portal protein produces MTIDEILNSGLTPAAMIAALKDKSVIVPSWGGRRGLLHEYDPRKHPVMCKAQYPDITNDDGSVELVTRITCNLQQLATKRMTELITGIPVRRVYKPENERQKEVAAYIEKIYERNRIDSVNIERCNMLFAGCEVMTLWYAVEERNNIYGFNSPLKMRCRNFSPMLGDELYPLFDEYGDMIALSVGYTRKKLGKTVSYFDAYTADRHIKWSNERNSGWEVMEDEVNALGKIPAVYTFRPTPIWEDTSRIVFEIEWALSRNGNYLRKNSKPVFIVFADEQIQYGDEQSQDREFRSIMQYPKGSAAQYVTWQQAVENLKFYVAELRQSFFTQLQLPDWSYESMKSNPMSGESRKQLFIDAQLKVKDESGRLIEFYDREVNVVKAFVKASLPTSYHADIDALPVENVITPFTITDEKDTITNLTTANGGKPLISHRESIEMYGHSTDVDKTLQEIAEDEALDAFEPTI; encoded by the coding sequence ATGACTATAGACGAAATCCTCAATTCAGGGCTGACACCAGCAGCTATGATAGCAGCCCTCAAAGACAAGTCCGTCATTGTCCCCTCGTGGGGCGGAAGGCGCGGACTGCTGCACGAGTATGACCCACGCAAGCACCCCGTAATGTGCAAGGCGCAGTACCCCGACATCACCAACGACGACGGCTCGGTGGAACTTGTGACGCGCATCACCTGCAACCTCCAGCAGCTCGCTACAAAGCGTATGACGGAGCTGATAACGGGCATTCCCGTCCGCCGCGTGTACAAGCCCGAGAACGAGCGGCAGAAGGAGGTGGCGGCGTACATCGAGAAAATCTACGAGCGCAACCGCATAGACAGCGTGAACATCGAGCGGTGCAACATGCTGTTCGCTGGGTGCGAGGTAATGACCCTATGGTACGCCGTCGAGGAGCGGAACAACATCTACGGCTTCAACTCGCCCCTGAAGATGCGCTGCCGCAATTTCTCCCCAATGCTGGGTGACGAGCTGTACCCACTGTTCGACGAGTACGGGGATATGATAGCCCTGTCCGTGGGCTACACACGGAAGAAGCTCGGCAAGACCGTATCCTACTTCGACGCCTACACAGCAGACCGCCACATCAAGTGGAGCAACGAACGTAACAGCGGCTGGGAGGTAATGGAGGACGAGGTGAACGCCCTCGGCAAGATACCTGCCGTGTACACGTTCCGACCGACCCCCATTTGGGAGGACACCAGCCGTATCGTGTTCGAGATTGAGTGGGCGTTGAGCCGCAACGGTAACTACCTCCGCAAGAACTCCAAGCCCGTGTTCATCGTGTTCGCCGACGAGCAGATACAGTACGGCGACGAGCAGAGCCAAGACCGCGAGTTCCGCTCAATCATGCAGTATCCGAAAGGCAGTGCGGCGCAGTACGTCACTTGGCAGCAGGCGGTCGAGAACCTCAAGTTCTACGTGGCGGAGCTTCGCCAGTCATTCTTCACCCAGTTGCAGCTCCCCGACTGGAGCTATGAGAGTATGAAGTCCAACCCTATGAGCGGCGAGAGCCGCAAGCAGCTGTTCATCGACGCCCAGCTGAAAGTCAAAGACGAGAGCGGCAGGCTCATTGAGTTCTACGACCGCGAGGTGAACGTGGTCAAGGCGTTTGTCAAGGCGTCGCTCCCGACCTCCTACCACGCCGACATCGACGCCCTCCCCGTTGAGAACGTCATCACGCCGTTCACTATCACGGACGAGAAAGACACTATCACCAACCTCACCACCGCTAACGGGGGCAAGCCGCTCATCAGCCACCGCGAGAGTATCGAAATGTACGGTCACTCTACCGACGTTGACAAGACCCTGCAGGAGATAGCGGAGGACGAGGCCCTGGACGCATTTGAACCAACCATATAA